Proteins from a genomic interval of Quercus lobata isolate SW786 chromosome 11, ValleyOak3.0 Primary Assembly, whole genome shotgun sequence:
- the LOC115969598 gene encoding cysteine-rich repeat secretory protein 38-like gives MSSSQFTFSIYLLTFAFFLQTIFGVSPPLYNICSGSENFTTNDQYESNLRKLLGNLNYQTPPLGFGLGSVGWYPYQTYGLALCRGDIAAADCKACVNEASNEIHKRCPYNKGAIIWYGNCLLNYSNKDFLGQIDNENWFYLLNVHNVSEPTIFNQKTRELLSQLAKDASFSVKKYAAGELNLGLGESTKLYGLAQCTWDLSTIECFQCLDDAIDQLPSCCDGKQGGRVVGGSCNIGYEIYPFVSA, from the coding sequence ATGTCTTCCTCACAGTTCACCTTCTCAATCTACCTTCTAACCTTTGCTTTCTTTCTCCAAACCATTTTTGGAGTCAGCCCCCCTCTCTACAATATTTGTTCAGGCTCTGAGAACTTCACCACCAATGACCAATATGAATCAAACCTAAGAAAGCTCTTAGGTAATCTTAACTACCAAACCCCTCCTCTTGGTTTTGGTCTTGGCTCAGTAGGTTGGTACCCATACCAAACTTATGGGCTTGCTCTTTGTCGTGGAGACATTGCAGCCGCAGATTGCAAGGCGTGTGTTAATGAGGCTAGCAACGAAATTCACAAACGTTGCCCATATAATAAAGGTGCAATTATATGGTACGGTAATTGTCTTTTGAATTACTCAAACAAGGACTTCTTGGGTCAAATTGATAATGAAAATTGGTTCTATTTGTTGAATGTGCATAATGTGAGTGAGCCAACAATATTTAACCAAAAGACTAGGGAGTTATTGAGCCAACTAGCCAAGGATGCATCTTTCAGTGTTAAAAAGTATGCAGCTGGAGAGCTAAACCTGGGATTGGGAGAATCAACCAAACTCTATGGCTTGGCTCAATGCACATGGGACCTTTCTACCATTGAATGTTTTCAATGTCTTGATGATGCAATCGATCAACTTCCTAGTTGTTGTGATGGGAAACAAGGAGGAAGAGTTGTTGGTGGGAGTTGCAACATAGGATATGAGATTTACCCATTTGTCAGTGCTTAA
- the LOC115967918 gene encoding cysteine-rich repeat secretory protein 38-like yields the protein MSSSHFTFSIYFLTFALFLQTIFGASPLFHICSNSENFTTNDQYESNLRKLLGNLNYQTPPLGFGLGSVGWYQYQTYGIALCRGDVATTDCKTCVNEASNEIHRLCPYDKGAIIWYDNCLLKYSNKNFLGKIDNENWFSLLNVQNVSDPTIFNQKTRELLNQLATEASVTTKKYATGHIELGESTNLYGLAQCTWDLSSDDCFQCLEDAIGQLPSCCDGKEGGRVVGGSCNIRYEIYPFLSS from the coding sequence ATGTCTTCCTCACACTTCACTTTCTCCATCTACTTTCTAACCTTTGCTCTCTTTCTCCAAACCATTTTTGGAGCCAGCCCTCTCTTCCATATCTGTTCAAACTCTGAGAACTTCACTACCAATGACCAATATGAATCAAACCTGAGAAAGCTCTTGGGTAATCTTAACTACCAAACCCCTCCCCTTGGTTTTGGTCTTGGTTCAGTGGGTTGGTATCAGTACCAAACTTATGGGATTGCTCTTTGTCGTGGAGACGTAGCAACCACAGATTGCAAGACGTGTGTAAATGAGGCCAGCAACGAAATTCACAGACTTTGCCCGTATGATAAAGGTGCGATTATATGGTACGATAATTGTCTTTTGAAGTACTCAAACAAGAATTTCTTAGGTAAAATTGATAATGAAAATTGGTTCTCCTTGTTGAATGTGCAAAATGTGAGTGATCCAACAATATTTAACCAAAAGACTAGGGAGTTGTTGAACCAACTAGCTACAGAGGCGTCTGTCACCACAAAAAAGTATGCGACTGGACACATAGAGCTAGGAGAATCAACCAATCTCTATGGCTTGGCTCAATGCACATGGGACCTTTCTAGCGATGATTGTTTTCAGTGTCTTGAGGATGCAATTGGCCAACTTCCAAGTTGTTGTGATGGGAAAGAAGGAGGGAGAGTTGTTGGTGGGAGTTGCAACATAAGATATGAGATTTACCCATTTCTCAGTTCTTAA
- the LOC115967282 gene encoding cysteine-rich repeat secretory protein 38-like, whose translation MSSSHFTFSIYFLTFALFLQTIFGASPLFHFCSSSENFTTNDPYESNLKKLLGNLYYQTPLLGFGLGSVGSYPYQTNGLALCRGDVATTDCKTCVNEASNKIHKLCPYNKGAIIWYDNCLVKYLNKDFFGQIDNQNKFYMWNLRNVSDPTTFNEKTRKLLSLLAKEASVTPKLYAVGELELGESKKLYGLAQCTRDLSNSDCFKCLDGVIGELPRCCNGKEGGRVVGGSCNIRYEIYPFVNS comes from the coding sequence ATGTCTTCCTCACACTTCACCTTCTCCATCTACTTTCTAACCTTTGCTCTCTTTCTCCAAACCATTTTTGGAGCGAGCCCTCTCTTCCATTTCTGTTCAAGCTCTGAGAACTTCACCACCAATGACCCTTATGAATCAAACCTAAAAAAGCTCTTGGGTAACCTTTACTATCAAACCCCTCTCCTGGGCTTTGGTCTTGGTTCAGTGGGTTCATATCCATACCAAACTAATGGACTTGCTCTTTGTCGTGGTGATGTTGCAACCACAGACTGCAAGACTTGTGTCAATGAGGCTAGCAATAAAATTCACAAACTTTGCCCATACAATAAAGGTGCCATTATATGGTACGACAATTGTCTTGTGAAGTACTTGAACAAGGATTTCTTTGGCCAAATTGATAATCAAAACAAGTTCTACATGTGGAACTTGAGAAATGTTAGCGATCCGACAACATTTAACGAAAAGACAAGAAAGTTGTTGAGCCTCCTAGCCAAAGAAGCATCTGTTACTCCAAAACTGTATGCAGTTGGAGAGCTAGAGCTTGGAGAATCAAAGAAGCTTTATGGTTTGGCCCAATGCACTAGGGATCTTTCTAACAGTGACTGCTTCAAGTGTCTTGATGGTGTAATTGGTGAACTTCCCCGATGTTGTAATGGGAAAGAAGGAGGAAGAGTTGTTGGTGGGAGTTGTAACATAAGATATGAGATTTACCCATTTGTCAATTCTTAG